Below is a window of Podospora pseudocomata strain CBS 415.72m chromosome 1 map unlocalized CBS415.72m_1.2, whole genome shotgun sequence DNA.
TTCAATGCTGTAGGTAAACGATTTGTGGATGGCCGGAAAAGCTGCAATGTGGATTTTCAGCTTCAGCTCGGAATTAGCTCCGTAGCGCAAATGCGAAACCTCCGCGCTGCTGTGAGGCACCGTTACGTATTACGGATACCAAACTCCGATCGAGATTCCGAAAGGCCGGGGCTGGCCTCGGCAGAAACGGAGGTCTGCACCGTTTGTTTTCAGACCAGCCTTTTTTGTTGCTCAGATCGAGATAATGCACAACATCGGGTTAGTTTGCGATTACGGCCGCGTCTTGGACAAATGCCACGGGCGGGCGGTCTGGAGGGGTAGCATTACATTGGAAAAACCTCACGCCCCCCCTAAAGAAATCAGTTATACAAGCGAGTGGCAGACATTGCAAAAACTGTCAAATGCCACGACACGACGAAAACAAGAGAATCTGGGCGACTGTGAGGGATCGAGGAGATGGGATTTTAAAATGCCGCTCTCACCCTTCATGGGAATTTGgctggctcctcctcctgccagCAGCATCAGGCCATTTCCTCACACAGAAGACATGCTGCTTGGCTTGTGATTGGGTTGACTCGTGATCTCAGAGGGAGCCAAGCGGAAGGGCGGGAATAGGCCCTTCTGGAACATGAGATCGGCACCGTCGCTCACTGGAGCCCGTACGGCGTTACATAAGCGGGGGGTCGGGCTGTCGTTTGAGTATTGGTTTGAGGAGGGCATACAACATACCCGTTGTAGAGGGCTCAGTTCACGATGCCAGCTGCCAATGGATGGTAATGGAATCTCGGCAGAAGGATGAGGGTTGCGATGGCAGGCAGAGATCCCGATTGCACTCCATGTGTTCGGCAAGAACGGCCAGCACACGGAGTAGGTATCAGCGTATCGGCTGGCCTGGCGACGTGAAATACGGCGTAAATTGCAGGGGCccgtggtgttgttgtagcACGAACCCGGGGCTAGACCTCGATGGGCCTTTCTACCCCTGCTCCTTCGATCATGCTTTGCTGGGGAAGCTCTCGAAACCTCATCAGTCCACTTTTGACGCACCGTTTTACGGATCCGTACGGGTACAGCAACagcgacagcaacagcaacagcgggAGTGAACAAAGGACCAGCTTCCTCACCAACAAGTCTGCTGAAAACGCTGAATCCCCGCGCTACTCATTGGCTCAAGCAGGCCTTCTCAGCCTGTCGGGCTGTCTGTCTCTCCATCAAGCGCACCAGACAGAGGCAGCGTATCCATAGAGAGAGTCCAGGCAACGTTGGGCTCTGTCTGTTTTTCCAACGTCGCTTTCCCCGCGACACCCAGAGTCCACCGCTCGCCGTGCTTCCCACTCCCCAAAAAGTTACTTTTCTTAGTCAGTCTACCAGTTTCGATTTTCGATTTCGATTTCGATTTCGATTTTCGATTTGCATGACCACCTGCCCGCCCAAGACTTTCCAAAGTGCAAACCCTATCCCATCCTGttccctctcctcgtcaaaaATTCTTAGTTTGTCTAGGTTCTAGGTTGCTCACCACCGCGAGATCGCTGCTTGATTCGAGGCACTGCTGAGCGAAGAAAACTCGCCAACGGCAACAAGAAAACACAAATCAACAAAGTATCCAGGGCCAAGCTACCGCATGCGACAGCACATATCAACTCACTTCTCCACTCATTGCTAGGAACACGAGCGTTCGAACGAGTCTTTCATCCCAATAAAACGGTCCAGAACGTCAAAAAGAACAGCAGGGAAGGTTCATCCCGTCTTTGGAACAAGCAGTCAATGGCCAGCTGCACGGGAGCGTCTGGTATCTAAAAGGATCAACCCCTGTTTGGTTGTCCGTCTACGGCTTCTGTCGGTCGCGGTTGTAGGTGGCGGAACATTGATAGACTTTCCCGCCGCTCTCTCGTTCGTAGATTGAGGTTGGTGCTGCGTGCGAGCTTGCTCGAGGAAATCGCCCCTTTGGGCTACTGGGGGACTTCTGATATAGACGTGTCGCTCACTTGGGCATGACGGAGAATAGGACCGAGCAGTgttttcctcttccccccaccacaaTCGTTTTGGATTCACAGCAGTCTCCTCCTGTATCTGCTCTCCCCCCAGCGCAGATCCCCCCAGCCGCGACCTCGTCTCGTCGAGACAATCCCGGACCGGTCGACTATTTCTCTTGCCAAGACGACAGCAGCGAGCAGTTTGACGAGACCGGGGCGAACATCGACGAGGTTGTGAGTGAGTGGACGGCATCCTCGAATAGCAGCCGGCATGATTCCGACGTATCAACGCCATTCTCCTTGACCCGATCATTGTTGGGTATAGGTCCGCAAGTTTCAGCCGATTTTGGATTCTGGTCTCCCTCGTCGGCAGCGTCGTCCGAGCCACCCTCCAGGGCACCGCCAGGCGCCCTGGGAAAGAGGCTATCCGGCGCGGAATATCGCCCAACCCGACCTTTAGGATCTCCTCTGAAGAAGCCGCGCCTCACATCGCTCCCGCCCAACCTGACCGGGAAGCCGCCCACTGCGAATCCCAACCTTTTATCTCCCCTCTTTTTCTCAAACTCGGCGAGGGGGACGAGAATGAACCATCCACCCGGATTTGCAGATCCCGAGGCAGCGGCGTCGATGATGGGAACTCAAGAGGGGCAGGAGGGCTTCACTACTTTGCGTCTTCCCAAGTCAGTTACTACCGCCAGTCCTTCGAGATCGTCGGGCACCCCTGGGAGTTGGTCGTCTGCGGAGCAATCGAACCCGTCACGGAGCCCTGATGGCTGGCCGCCATCTAATATCGCCGGATTACTCCAAGGCATAGGGGTTGTCGAGTTGCTGGAACAAGACGAACGGCCGACGTTTATGATCGACCTCAATGAACCAGCAAATTTCGGCCCTGGACAACTGCGTATAATATATGTCAATGCGGCGCTCAAGGCGTCTACTGAGCTGCTGGAGCGTTTGCAGAACGAGACGTCTGTCGGGGGGCATACTACTGAGTTTTCACACTTCAAATCCTGGGCTCTAACTCTTGTGCCGGACCGGCTTTCGCTCGATGGAAGCACGGTTTCTCCCCCATCGTGGGCGGGGATGAACTGGTCAGCTTCCACCCTCCGACGTCGATTTCGTGTGGTCCGTGGAAACGCCCATCCTTTGGAGTCCAAGACGCCCACGCCGCCCAGCTCCACGAATCAACAGCATCCATGGGCTCAAAGCGGTCCTTGGACTGGCCGTGATGTTTTCGCACCGAGAGAACGGGGTGATTACTTTGGACCCGGTGCCGAGTCCCAATTTCGTTCTTACTCGGAGCCTCGGAGCAGAGCTGGTTCGATTGCCGACACGGTGGTTCAGTCTGTCGACGACATGGCGCTCGTGACGCCGCCCCCGCTCATGTCTGCGCCCCTGCCTCAGCTGCAAACCATCTTTGACTGGACTCGAATACCGCTAGATGACCCAAATCTTGggcctcatcatcattttGCTCGATCGGTCGATTGGGGTTCAACCTCTTTGGGACCCGTGGAAACGTGGCCTAATGACCTGCGCATCATGTCCAACATGATTATGGGGAGTCCTCACCCTGCGGCGCTGTATTGGGGCCCAGACTTTGTTGCCATCTACAACGAAGCATACATTGCGCTCGCGGGTCAAAAGCACCCTCAGCTCATGGGAAGCCGGTATAAAGACGCTTGGTCGGAGATATGGGACAGCATTGCGCCGGTTTTCGAGGCTGCCTGGAATGACGGGCGGGCAACCATGAAGCACGACGATGGTCTTTTCATCTCTCGCCACGGTTTCCTCGAGGAGACCTTCTTCAACTGGGCCATCATTCCGTTGGTTGGTAGCGACGGCACCGTGGTGGCACTATACAATCCTGCCTTTGAAAACACGCGGCGCAAAGTCAGCGAGCGCAGAATGTTGACGCTGCGAGAGGTCGGTGTCAAGACGTCACAGGCCAGGGATGTGAAGGGATTCTGGAAACAGCTTCAAAAGGGTCTCGAATACAACCCCTATGATGTCCCCTTTGCTCTCATCTACTCGGTCAGTGAAGATAGTGAGAGCGAGGTTGGGTCCATGGCTTCCGGCAACCTCAGCCACCCCCCAGTAATCAACCTGGAAGGCTCGATTGGCGTTCCCGAAGGGCACCCTTGCGCTGTGCCCTCGATAAACTTACGGTCAAGCGATGAAGGGTTTGCCCACTACATGCGCGAGTCGATGGCCGATCTAGCCATGCCCGTCATCCTCAGTCTTGAAGACGGCACGTTTCCTGTTGAGCTCATCCAGGGGCTTGACTGGCAGGGCTTTGGAGACCCATGCACCACAATTGTCATCTTTCCAGTTCATCCAACAACGTCGGTAGATGCAGTGGTTGGCTTCATCGTGTTGGGTATCAACCCTCGACGACGCTACGACGACAGCTACAAACTCTTTATCAACTTGCTTTCACGCCAACTGGCAACGTCCATGGCGTCTGTGGTCCTGTTCGAGGAAGAGATCAAGCGTGGACAGAGAGCGGCCCGGTTGGCTGCGCTGGACCGCCAGGAACTTTCGATGCAGTTACATCTCCGTACTCAGGAAGCCGTCAAGAGCGAGTATCGCTTCACTAGGATGGCCGAGTTTGGACCAGTCGGTCTGTTCATTGCCGATGGTCAGGGCCAAATAACCTTTGGAAACGAATCGATATACCGGATTTCAGGCAACGAACGGGCCACGAGCGGTCCAGATTCGTGGATGCACAGCATTCGAGACGAGGATAGGCCGGGCGTGGAGGAAGTTTGGCACAAACTTTTGGACGAAAAGGTGGCCGTGACGCACGAGTTCCGATTCCGGGGTTCCAAGCGGCTGATTGACGGTCACTCGGTCGATATTTGGGCATTGATGAGCGCCTACCCCGAAAAAGACGAGTCAGGCGAGCTCAAAAGCATTTTTGGTTGCATCACGGACATCTCACAACAAAAATGGGCCGAAGACTTTCAGAAACAGAGGCGAGACGAGGCGGTTGAACTGAAGCGACAGCAAGAAAATTTCATCGATATAACAAGTCATGAGATGCGGAATCCTCTGAGCGCCATCCTTCAATGCGCCGATGAAATATCGTCAAGTCTCAACGAGTTCAAGCACGGGAATGGTCCAGTCGAACAAACTCTGGGCGAATTGACAGTGCTTGTTGAAAGTTGTATCGAGGCAGCAAACACCATCTCGCTGTGCGCCAGCCACCAGAAACGAATTGTTGACGACATCTTGACGCTTTCGAAACTTGATTCCAATCTGCTGTTGGTTACTCCTGTCGATGTACAGCCTATCATGGTGGTGCAAAATGTGCTCAGGATGTTCGAGGCTGAGCTCCAGTCCAACGACATCACGGGGCAGTTTATTATTGAGGACTCGTACCGTGATCTGGAGGTTGACTGGGTCAAGCTCGACCCGTCTCGCCTTCGCCAGGTGCTTATTAATCTAATGACGAACGCCATCAAATTCACACAAGGACGACCAACTCGCTCGATCGTGATCAAGCTTGGAGCATCAAGGGAGGCGGAGAGAGAAAGCGGGCTCTCCTACATCCCACCAAGGCACCCTGATCAGAGAGATCTTACTGATGAGCCTGATTGGGCTGATGGAGAGAAGATTCACTTGCATCTTGCTGTGACAGACACTGGGCCAGGGCTggacgacgatgaaaagAAGATTCTGTTCCAGCGCTTCTCTCAGGCAAGCCCCAGAACACACGTTCAATACGGCGGCTCTGGGCTTGGACTCTTCATCTGCAGGATACTGACCGAGCTGCAAGGCGGGCAAATTGGTGTCTTTTCCGAAAAGGGTGAGGGCAGCACATTTGCCTTTTACATCAAGAGCCGAAAATCCGATCACCCCCAGGTCAACCTCTCAGCCGCCGCGCCGACACCCCGGCCGACACCGCCACGACAAATGCACCACTCTCATGAGCCGGCTTCACAGCCAGGACAATCGacaccagaaccagaaccgaAGCCAAAACCAATTACAATGGTGCTTGATGGGCCAGCCTTGGCTGGTGCATTGCCCAAACCCGTCCGAGAACCTCAGAACAACTCGCCGTCGATGGACATCCTCATCGTGGAGGACAACCTCGTGAACCAAAAGGTCCTACAACGACAGCTCCAGCGGTCAGGAAACAACACCCGCGTCGCCAACCACGGCGGCGAAGCTCTCATTGAGCTCAGCAAATCCCGTTTTTGGAACAAGGTAGCGGCCGCAGCAGAAAACGagcacccacctcccccgcaaaGACAAGACTCTGAGATTCTTCCTGATGGTATGGGAGACGTGAAAAtggccgacgaggaggacgaggacaatgacgacgacaaggGCGAGCGCAACATTTCAGTCATTCTGATGGACCTCGAAATGCCCGTCATGGACGGCATGTCGTGCACGAGGGAGATTAGGCGGctggagagaaagggggtgCTGACGGGTCATGTGCCGATTATTGCGGTGACGGCTTATGCGCGGCCGGAGCAGATTGAGAATGCAAAGGCCGCTGGTGTTGTaagtttttctttttctttctttttttcttttcctctgaGTATCAATGCTGATaagaaaacaacaacaggacGACGTAATATCAAAGCCGTTCCGCCTGCAAGAGTTGCTGCCAAAgatcgaggagctggtggcaaAGTACAAGACTTTGTCTTGTGAGGCTTAATTGTTGTTAATGATGATATAAAAaatgggatggatggatgattCCGGGATATTGTTTTTACGTTTGTGATTGGGATGGGGCGGGAAAGGGGCAAATGATATATGATACCTACCTTTTTTTGCGGctcaagttttttttttctttttttggaaggatgggaggaaaggagtgggagggagggtgaaTTTGGTTTACAgcgtttcttttcttttgagGCATAATTCTATTTTTTACCATTTTGGAGAcaaggtttttttttttgaggtTTTATTGGGTCTTatgctggggaggagaggagagagacggttggaggatgatgatgtgtcGCGCTTTTATTTCTTGCAAGATGGTGGGAAAAGACTAAACGGGGGAGAGTAGGGATTATAGTTGTGCTCGGATTTTGCACATATGTCATGAACGGAGGGGAAGCCAAGTGGTAATGTTGGTTGGGTCTTTTGTACTGGGCCTGATTTTCTGGATAGTACCAGCAGGCATGCAATGGGATCTGGTTGGGTGTGGACAGACAGCTGGGCAGGGTCTGGCTTCTTGGATCCCTATGATCCTTATCATATGCAGAGTaatgggaaagaaaagggatTAATTAGTGTAATGgggtgttttggtgttgtttaCTTCATGTGATTAGATACCCAGAGAAGTTGGGCTATGAGATAGAAGAGAGACATTTTCCAACTTTGAATTGACATGTAACGTATCTATAAGAGTGTTGTGAGATGAACATGGAAAGTGCCATACACAAAACAAGCACATGTCCCAAAGAACCAAGGCAGCTAAGAAACAAGAGCTAGAGACGAACTCAGCACGCGAGAGGTATATTAATTAGCTATTAAAAAAGTGTTCATACTCTTAAactcccattcccatcctgCACTCTCCCCCGCAAAGCCGCCCCTTATTCAAGACAGCCCAGACACAAAAGCGCAGTAAGAAACAAGAGACAGAATAAATTCTccgctccaccaccaccaccaccaccacaccacatgCTCATCCGTCATCGTGTacacccatcatcacacacacaccaacacgaaaccaacaaccacaccaagACCAAATCCACTCACGCAATCCACCACACCGTAGTGTGTGCACACTCTCCCCTTTTTAgcccacctcatcatccctcccacAAACCTCCTTTGCCTTCCCTTGCATGACCCAAAAAAGCCAATAAACAGACGACTGACTTGATGCGGACCGAAAGGGGGGGTATACTTTGGGTatcaaaaagagaaaatAACAGGAAAAACTCTGACTGCGCGCGCAACATCATCCAGTGAGAAAACACCAaagccaaaaacaaaaacgagcaaag
It encodes the following:
- a CDS encoding uncharacterized protein (COG:T; EggNog:ENOG503NVPC), translating into MTENRTEQCFPLPPTTIVLDSQQSPPVSALPPAQIPPAATSSRRDNPGPVDYFSCQDDSSEQFDETGANIDEVVSEWTASSNSSRHDSDVSTPFSLTRSLLGIGPQVSADFGFWSPSSAASSEPPSRAPPGALGKRLSGAEYRPTRPLGSPLKKPRLTSLPPNLTGKPPTANPNLLSPLFFSNSARGTRMNHPPGFADPEAAASMMGTQEGQEGFTTLRLPKSVTTASPSRSSGTPGSWSSAEQSNPSRSPDGWPPSNIAGLLQGIGVVELLEQDERPTFMIDLNEPANFGPGQLRIIYVNAALKASTELLERLQNETSVGGHTTEFSHFKSWALTLVPDRLSLDGSTVSPPSWAGMNWSASTLRRRFRVVRGNAHPLESKTPTPPSSTNQQHPWAQSGPWTGRDVFAPRERGDYFGPGAESQFRSYSEPRSRAGSIADTVVQSVDDMALVTPPPLMSAPLPQLQTIFDWTRIPLDDPNLGPHHHFARSVDWGSTSLGPVETWPNDLRIMSNMIMGSPHPAALYWGPDFVAIYNEAYIALAGQKHPQLMGSRYKDAWSEIWDSIAPVFEAAWNDGRATMKHDDGLFISRHGFLEETFFNWAIIPLVGSDGTVVALYNPAFENTRRKVSERRMLTLREVGVKTSQARDVKGFWKQLQKGLEYNPYDVPFALIYSVSEDSESEVGSMASGNLSHPPVINLEGSIGVPEGHPCAVPSINLRSSDEGFAHYMRESMADLAMPVILSLEDGTFPVELIQGLDWQGFGDPCTTIVIFPVHPTTSVDAVVGFIVLGINPRRRYDDSYKLFINLLSRQLATSMASVVLFEEEIKRGQRAARLAALDRQELSMQLHLRTQEAVKSEYRFTRMAEFGPVGLFIADGQGQITFGNESIYRISGNERATSGPDSWMHSIRDEDRPGVEEVWHKLLDEKVAVTHEFRFRGSKRLIDGHSVDIWALMSAYPEKDESGELKSIFGCITDISQQKWAEDFQKQRRDEAVELKRQQENFIDITSHEMRNPLSAILQCADEISSSLNEFKHGNGPVEQTLGELTVLVESCIEAANTISLCASHQKRIVDDILTLSKLDSNLLLVTPVDVQPIMVVQNVLRMFEAELQSNDITGQFIIEDSYRDLEVDWVKLDPSRLRQVLINLMTNAIKFTQGRPTRSIVIKLGASREAERESGLSYIPPRHPDQRDLTDEPDWADGEKIHLHLAVTDTGPGLDDDEKKILFQRFSQASPRTHVQYGGSGLGLFICRILTELQGGQIGVFSEKGEGSTFAFYIKSRKSDHPQVNLSAAAPTPRPTPPRQMHHSHEPASQPGQSTPEPEPKPKPITMVLDGPALAGALPKPVREPQNNSPSMDILIVEDNLVNQKVLQRQLQRSGNNTRVANHGGEALIELSKSRFWNKVAAAAENEHPPPPQRQDSEILPDGMGDVKMADEEDEDNDDDKGERNISVILMDLEMPVMDGMSCTREIRRLERKGVLTGHVPIIAVTAYARPEQIENAKAAGVDDVISKPFRLQELLPKIEELVAKYKTLSCEA